A window of Proteus columbae contains these coding sequences:
- the hlyD gene encoding secretion protein HlyD, which translates to MKTKKVSLFIILMIIIGIVAGIYYYEENKESELVLYGNVDIRTVNLSFRVAGRLDTLQVDEGAPVQKGQLLGKLDDAPYRNALNKAYGERDSAIASLALMEAGYRTEEIAQAQSDVSLKQAAWQYAENFYKRQQDLANRKAISANELDSARNNRNQAAAALKAAQDKLNQYQNGYRKEDIDAAKGQVMQAKAAVAQAELNLQDTQLISPSQGTVLTRAVEPGTILSAGSPVFTVSLTNPVWVRAYISETHLSEAVPNREVYLYTDGRKDKPYHGTIGFVSPTAEFTPKSVETPELRTDLVYRLRVVVTDADDALRQGMPVTLKFASSH; encoded by the coding sequence ATGAAAACTAAAAAAGTCAGTTTGTTTATTATCTTAATGATTATTATCGGTATTGTTGCAGGTATCTATTATTACGAAGAAAACAAAGAGTCTGAATTAGTACTCTATGGCAATGTCGATATACGTACAGTCAACCTTAGTTTTCGTGTTGCTGGAAGATTAGACACATTACAAGTTGATGAAGGAGCCCCTGTCCAAAAAGGGCAATTATTAGGCAAGCTTGATGATGCGCCCTATCGCAATGCACTAAATAAAGCTTATGGTGAGCGTGATAGTGCAATTGCTTCGCTAGCTTTAATGGAAGCGGGATATCGCACTGAAGAAATCGCGCAAGCTCAATCTGATGTATCATTAAAGCAAGCCGCTTGGCAATACGCAGAAAACTTTTATAAACGCCAGCAAGATCTTGCTAACCGAAAAGCCATCTCAGCCAATGAGTTAGATAGCGCAAGAAATAATCGCAATCAAGCGGCGGCGGCCTTAAAAGCGGCACAAGATAAGCTCAATCAGTATCAAAATGGTTATCGAAAAGAAGACATTGATGCGGCGAAAGGACAAGTTATGCAAGCTAAAGCCGCTGTTGCGCAAGCTGAATTAAACCTCCAAGACACGCAACTAATCTCTCCATCACAAGGTACTGTGCTAACTCGAGCGGTAGAACCCGGCACAATATTATCTGCTGGAAGCCCTGTATTTACGGTGTCATTAACTAACCCTGTTTGGGTCAGAGCTTATATCAGTGAAACTCACTTAAGCGAAGCTGTTCCTAATCGAGAAGTTTATCTATACACCGATGGACGTAAAGATAAGCCTTATCATGGTACGATTGGATTTGTTTCACCAACAGCCGAATTTACCCCAAAAAGTGTTGAAACACCGGAGTTAAGAACCGATTTAGTGTATCGCCTCAGAGTAGTTGTGACGGATGCTGATGACGCATTACGCCAAGGTATGCCTGTCACCTTAAAATTTGCTTCCTCTCATTAA
- the cecR gene encoding transcriptional regulator CecR, which yields MSDIHQKTTRGELAKRQLLEAACEIFGKNGPDAATTRQIAQAAQQNIAAIAYYFGSKEGLYLAVAQHIADLIRLDFEPTVVILDEFLERPNPVEHLPLLQTLITDSFLQYARLVLDKENIHLSRIMAREQLVPTEAYSLIHQQALSPLLTRVNKLLAIYIGLDAALPTTMLHTHAILGEVLSFRLVRETILRQTGWDRIGKNEYQIISNTLKTHITLLLNGLREIYTNTHHA from the coding sequence ATGTCAGACATCCACCAGAAGACAACGCGCGGTGAACTAGCAAAACGACAATTATTGGAAGCGGCATGTGAGATCTTTGGTAAAAATGGGCCAGATGCCGCCACAACACGCCAAATTGCACAAGCTGCTCAACAAAATATTGCCGCTATCGCTTATTATTTTGGTTCCAAAGAAGGGCTATATCTCGCCGTTGCACAACATATTGCTGATCTTATTCGCCTTGATTTTGAACCGACAGTGGTCATTCTTGACGAATTTCTTGAACGACCTAACCCAGTAGAACACCTCCCATTACTGCAAACGCTTATTACAGATAGTTTTTTACAATATGCTCGTCTTGTGCTTGATAAAGAAAATATTCATCTTAGTCGCATTATGGCAAGGGAACAGCTTGTTCCAACCGAAGCATATTCCTTGATCCACCAGCAAGCGTTATCGCCTCTTTTAACGCGTGTAAACAAGCTATTAGCTATTTATATTGGTTTAGATGCTGCACTACCTACAACCATGTTACATACTCACGCTATATTGGGAGAAGTGCTATCATTTCGTTTAGTCAGGGAAACTATCCTAAGACAAACTGGATGGGATAGAATTGGTAAAAATGAGTATCAGATTATTTCCAACACCTTAAAAACTCATATTACTTTATTACTCAATGGATTAAGAGAGATTTATACTAACACCCATCACGCATAA